A DNA window from Paraburkholderia sp. IMGN_8 contains the following coding sequences:
- the pruA gene encoding L-glutamate gamma-semialdehyde dehydrogenase, translating to MLIASFKNEPLDLFDTESAKADMQQALKKVRAEFGKTYPLVINGERVQTEATLVSTNPSNPDEIVGYTAKATTRHADAALEAAWAAFESWKRWSQEDRSRVMLKAAAIMRRRKRELEAWLVYEIGKNYVEASAEVAEMIDFTEYYARQAIKHIGGLGSLIDYSGEENESFYIPLGVGVTISPWNFPMALMTGMTVGAIVVGNTVVCKPAEDTVVSLAKIFDIFAEAGLPPGVVNYLPGTGREIGSYLVAHPKARFINFTGSLATGAQINESAAKLAEGQKWFKRVFLELGGKDAILVDETANLDDAATAVIQAAFGYSGQKCSACSRLIVVDSVYDALLEKVVAKTKELIVSEAKDNPSFGPVCNELQYKKVLSYIDIGHTEGKLLTGGKAVENAAGYLIEPTIFGDVSPRARIAQEEVFGPFVAAIRVKDFDEGLAVVNDTVYGLTGALFSNDRSRIERARRDFHVGNLYFNRKCTGALVGVQPFGGFNLTGTDTKTGGPDYLLQFLQMKAVAERL from the coding sequence ATGTTGATTGCGTCGTTCAAGAACGAGCCGCTCGATTTGTTCGACACCGAAAGTGCCAAAGCAGACATGCAGCAGGCGCTGAAAAAGGTGCGTGCCGAGTTTGGCAAGACCTATCCCCTGGTTATCAATGGCGAGCGCGTGCAGACCGAAGCGACACTCGTCTCGACGAATCCGTCGAATCCGGACGAGATCGTCGGCTATACCGCCAAGGCGACGACGCGGCACGCGGACGCTGCGCTGGAAGCAGCCTGGGCGGCCTTCGAATCGTGGAAGCGTTGGAGCCAGGAGGATCGATCGCGCGTCATGTTGAAGGCCGCGGCAATCATGCGCAGGCGCAAGCGCGAGCTCGAGGCGTGGCTGGTCTATGAAATCGGCAAGAACTATGTCGAAGCAAGTGCCGAAGTCGCGGAAATGATCGACTTCACCGAGTACTACGCACGTCAGGCGATCAAGCACATCGGCGGCCTCGGTTCGCTGATTGATTATTCGGGTGAGGAGAACGAGAGCTTCTACATCCCCCTGGGCGTGGGTGTGACGATTTCGCCGTGGAATTTCCCGATGGCGTTGATGACCGGCATGACGGTCGGCGCGATCGTGGTGGGTAATACGGTTGTTTGCAAGCCTGCGGAAGATACGGTGGTGTCACTGGCCAAGATCTTCGACATCTTCGCCGAAGCAGGTCTGCCGCCCGGCGTGGTGAATTATCTGCCGGGTACCGGACGCGAGATCGGTTCGTATCTGGTCGCCCATCCGAAGGCGCGCTTCATCAACTTCACGGGCTCGCTCGCAACCGGTGCCCAGATCAACGAGTCCGCTGCGAAGCTTGCCGAAGGCCAGAAATGGTTCAAGCGGGTCTTTCTTGAACTCGGTGGCAAGGACGCGATTCTTGTCGATGAAACGGCCAATCTCGATGACGCAGCGACTGCAGTGATCCAGGCAGCGTTCGGCTATTCCGGCCAGAAGTGTTCGGCCTGCTCGCGTCTGATCGTGGTGGATTCGGTCTACGACGCATTGCTCGAGAAGGTCGTTGCGAAGACGAAGGAACTCATTGTCAGCGAGGCGAAGGACAATCCCAGTTTTGGTCCGGTGTGCAATGAACTGCAGTACAAGAAGGTGCTGTCGTACATCGATATCGGCCACACCGAGGGCAAGCTTCTGACGGGTGGCAAGGCCGTGGAAAATGCAGCGGGCTATCTGATAGAGCCGACCATCTTCGGCGACGTCTCGCCTCGCGCGCGCATTGCACAAGAGGAAGTGTTCGGACCGTTCGTCGCTGCGATCCGCGTCAAGGATTTCGACGAAGGTCTGGCGGTGGTCAATGACACGGTCTACGGGCTGACCGGCGCGCTCTTCTCGAACGACCGCAGTCGCATCGAACGAGCACGCCGTGATTTCCACGTGGGCAATCTGTACTTCAATCGCAAGTGTACGGGCGCGCTGGTCGGTGTTCAGCCGTTCGGCGGCTTCAACCTCACGGGTACCGATACCAAGACGGGCGGTCCTGACTACCTTTTGCAGTTCCTGCAAATGAAGGCAGTGGCTGAACGTCTGTAA
- a CDS encoding pyridoxal phosphate-dependent aminotransferase, which yields MGFIADRIGQIAPAQTMAMAAKAAELRRAGKNVISLSQGEPDFHTPENIQAAAIRAMREGKTRYTEAAGIRELREAIVAKLKRDNGVDYPVDGVSVSVGAKQAIFAAFFATLNPGDEVIVPAPCWVSYPEIVKMANGTPIVVACDEAAGFKLMAAQLEASITPRTKWLMLNSPSNPTGAVYSVEELCTIAEVLRRHPHVWVLSDDIYEKLIYTGSPFVNILNVAPELQERTLIINGVSKVYSMTGWRIGYSAGPAALIRAMNLVQGQIVTSASSVSQHAAIEALNGDQSFVETSRSAFDERRKLVVKTLSDIPGLHSNEPEGAFYAFVGCHGVIGSRTPSGRLLENDQDFVMYLLEEANVAVVSGSGFLLSPYFRLSYAVSLDDLNEALSRIRVACQSLETVAV from the coding sequence ATGGGCTTCATTGCAGACCGCATTGGCCAGATCGCCCCTGCGCAAACGATGGCAATGGCAGCAAAAGCGGCAGAACTGCGTCGTGCCGGGAAGAACGTCATATCCCTGTCGCAAGGCGAACCAGACTTTCACACGCCCGAGAACATCCAGGCAGCAGCGATTCGTGCGATGCGCGAAGGCAAGACGCGCTACACGGAGGCCGCAGGTATTCGGGAGTTACGCGAGGCGATCGTCGCGAAACTGAAGCGCGACAACGGCGTCGACTACCCAGTGGATGGCGTCAGCGTGTCGGTTGGTGCGAAACAGGCGATTTTCGCGGCCTTTTTCGCTACCCTCAATCCGGGCGATGAAGTGATCGTCCCGGCACCGTGTTGGGTGTCCTATCCGGAGATCGTCAAAATGGCGAACGGCACGCCCATCGTTGTGGCGTGCGATGAAGCGGCAGGGTTCAAATTGATGGCTGCCCAGCTGGAGGCGTCGATCACGCCGCGTACCAAGTGGCTGATGCTGAATTCGCCGTCGAACCCAACCGGGGCGGTTTACTCGGTTGAAGAACTCTGCACCATCGCGGAAGTACTGCGTCGACATCCCCATGTCTGGGTGCTGTCGGACGACATCTACGAAAAGCTCATCTATACCGGAAGCCCGTTCGTCAATATCCTGAACGTGGCGCCAGAGTTGCAGGAGCGCACGCTCATCATCAATGGCGTTTCCAAGGTGTACTCCATGACAGGCTGGCGGATTGGCTATTCCGCTGGACCGGCTGCGCTCATCAGGGCCATGAACCTGGTGCAAGGTCAGATCGTCACCAGTGCGTCGTCGGTATCGCAGCACGCTGCGATCGAAGCGCTCAATGGTGATCAGTCTTTCGTAGAGACATCGCGATCGGCTTTCGACGAACGCCGGAAGCTTGTGGTCAAAACGCTGAGCGACATACCGGGGCTCCACAGTAACGAGCCCGAAGGCGCCTTTTATGCATTTGTCGGCTGCCATGGTGTCATTGGAAGCCGTACGCCGAGCGGCAGGCTTCTGGAGAACGACCAGGACTTCGTCATGTACCTGTTGGAAGAAGCGAACGTGGCGGTGGTTTCAGGTTCCGGTTTTCTGCTCTCGCCGTACTTCAGACTCTCTTACGCCGTGTCACTCGACGACTTGAACGAAGCGCTTAGCCGGATACGCGTCGCGTGTCAAAGCCTTGAAACAGTGGCGGTCTGA